One Danio aesculapii chromosome 11, fDanAes4.1, whole genome shotgun sequence genomic region harbors:
- the zfyve9b gene encoding zinc finger FYVE domain-containing protein 9 encodes MSRSSWRPCWDFHRPLWRTPTKQAPQSPQTPRWSHARPRKRAMRWRRLYCLAPRTLILGGRGLLVLCQCSAAVPWALRPPQWVPDSQAPACMKCGSKFSFTKRRHHCRACGKVFCVVCCDLRYKLTHLGGKEGRVCVTCHSTLINRTLRKDQKKVWFADNVLPQSESRSANSSPIHRSVSHTQSAELAQADVSDLRAAEVSGLSSNTKPTPPKELPPILTSTGVKGDYTLEEKRTESSLLEELERGLAEPLVFVLNANLLAVVKIVSYVNRRCWCVMSKGMHAVGQPEVVILLQCLPEEKRFPTDIFNHFIQIYWDAQTAGKLLNHLSHSLVSRGFLGNNEHAGFVYVRPTFQSLEGLPLPAPPFLFGLLMLRAEVPWAKAFPLRLMLRLGAEYRFYPCPLFSVRFREPLFGPVNNSIMRLLVDFRFYRYTLPTVPGLVVDLEARSTCIRIPKTRHPELLKALNKSNERVLALGACFNEQADSHLICVQTADGQYQTQAISIHSQPRRVTGSCFFVFSGALKPSSGYLAKSSIVEDGLMVQITMETMAELRRCLRDMKDFTVTCGKLHPAERQEYVHIQWQDEEPRFNKGIVSPIDGKSMESLTNIKTHQRLEFRANGKLIRWTEVYYLLKEQHPNGLNNHTSHNRLTERLARAFCLALCQSLCLLKEDGMTKLALRVILDGQKMEFLAGSNGQRLPAPYQDCLNQSLMSVVQSNSQYQGLAACQLELIFYILEDTS; translated from the exons ATGAGCAGGAGCAGCTGGAGGCCGTGCTGGGACTTCCATCGTCCCCTGTGGAGGACACCCACCAAACAGGCACCACAGAGCCCTCAGACGCCACGCTGGAGTCATGCCAGGCCCAGAAAAAGAGCGATGAGATGGAGGCGTCTCTACTGTCTGGCCCCAAGAACATTGATTCTGGGAGGAAGGGGTCTCTTGGTGCTTTGCCAGTGCAGCGCTGCAGTTCCCTGGGCACTACGGCCCCCCCAATGGGTCCCTGATTCCCAGGCACCAGCATGCATGAAATGTGGATCCAAATTCTCCTTCACCAAAAGACGTCATCACTGCAGAGCATGTGGGAAG gTTTTTTGTGTGGTGTGCTGTGATCTGAGATACAAACTCACTCACCTGGGTGGGAAAGAGGGTCGCGTTTGTGTCACCTGTCATTCAACTTTGATTAATC GCACACTTCGAAAGGACCAAAAGAAGGTTTGGTTTGCAGATAATGTCCTTCCTCAATCTGAAAGTAGAAGTGCCAACAGTTCTCCTATACACAGGAGTGTGTCCCACACACAGAGCGCTGAACTCGCTCAGGCG gaTGTGTCTGACCTTAGAGCAGCAGAAGTCAGTGGTCTCAGTAGCAACACGAAGCCCACTCCACCAAAGGAACTTCCCCCCATTCTGACATCAACTGGGGTCAAAGGAG ACTATACACTGGAGGAGAAGAGAACAGAGTCGTCGCTCTTAGAGGAGTTGGAGAGAGGTCTTGCAGAGCCTTTGGTGTTTGTGCTTAATGCAAACCTTCTGGCCGTGGTGAAGATCGTCAGCT ATGTGAACCGACGGTGCTGGTGCGTAATGTCGAAGGGCATGCATGCTGTTGGACAGCCTGAGGTGGTCATTCTACTGCAGTGTTTGCCAGAGGAGAAGAGATTCCCGACGGATATTTTCAATCATTTCATTCAGATCTACTGGGATGCCCAAACAG CAGGGAAGCTTCTGAATCACCTCAGTCACTCTTTGGTGTCCCGAGGGTTTCTGGGTAATAATGAGCATGCTGGATTTGTTTACGTGCGTCCGACGTTCCAGTCTCTGGAGGGCCTGCCGTTACCTGCACCACCATTCCTGTTCGGGCTGCTCATGCTTCGTGCTGAGGTTCCATGGGCCAAAGCATTTCCCCTGAGACTCATGTTGCGTCTAGGAGCCGAGTATAGAT TCTACCCCTGTCCCTTGTTCAGTGTGCGCTTCAGAGAGCCTCTATTTGGACCTGTTAACAACAGCATAATGAGACTCTTAGTG GATTTCCGTTTTTACCGTTACACATTGCCGACAGTTCCTGGGCTTGTGGTTGATTTAGAGGCCAGAAGCACCTGTATAAGAATACCTAAAACACGTCATCCAGAG CTGCTGAAGGCTCTGAATAAGTCTAATGAGAGAGTGCTGGCTCTAGGCGCCTGCTTTAATGAGCAGGCCGACTCTCATCTCATTTGCGTGCAGACGGCAGATGGACAGTACCAGACCCAGGCCATCAGCATTCACAGCCAGCCACGCAGAG TCACCGGCTCATGTTTTTTCGTGTTCAGTGGAGCACTCAAACCTTCTTCAGGGTACTTGGCCAAGTCCAGCATTGTGGAAG ATGGTTTGATGGTGCAGATCACCATGGAGACCATGGCTGAGTTACGTCGATGCCTGCGGGACATGAAAGACTTCACAGTGACCTGTGGAAAACTCCACCCAGCAGAGAGACAGGAATATGTGCACATTCAGTGGCAGGATGAAGAGCCGCGCTTTAATAAAGG CATCGTCAGCCCCATTGATGGAAAGTCTAtggagtctctcacaaacatcaagACCCATCAGCGCTTAGAATTCAGAGCCAATGGGAAGCTCATACGCTGGACAGAG GTGTACTACTTGCTGAAAGAGCAGCATCCAAATGGTCTTAATAATCACACCAGCCATAACCGTCTAACAGAACGTCTTGCCCGGGCATTCTGCCTGGCACTGTGCCAGTCTCTCTGTTTGCTGAAGGAGGACGGCATGACCAAACTGGCACTGAGAGTGATCCTGGATGGACAGAAG ATGGAGTTTTTGGCAGGCAGTAACGGCCAGCGCCTTCCAGCCCCGTACCAGGACTGTCTGAACCAATCGTTAATGTCTGTGGTGCAGAGTAACTCTCAGTACCAGGGTCTCGCCGCCTGCCAGCTGGAGCTCATCTTCTATATTCTGGAGGACACGTCATAG